From the genome of Fusobacterium varium, one region includes:
- a CDS encoding UDP-glucose/GDP-mannose dehydrogenase family, UDP binding domain: protein MEIGRYRKNIIYCADEYSVANDVDGIVLLTEWNQFRGMNLDNIKDRMKDNFYFDMRNVYAKDKRVRELFKYYPIGQN from the coding sequence ATGGAGATTGGCAGATATAGAAAAAATATAATATATTGTGCTGATGAATATTCAGTGGCTAATGATGTAGATGGTATAGTTTTATTAACTGAATGGAATCAATTTAGAGGTATGAATCTGGATAATATTAAAGATAGAATGAAGGATAATTTTTATTTCGATATGAGAAATGTCTATGCAAAGGATAAAAGGGTGAGAGAACTTTTTAAATATTATCCAATAGGACAAAATTAA
- the ptsI_1 gene encoding Phosphoenolpyruvate-protein phosphotransferase yields the protein MSRQIKGIDASPGIAIGKVFLYHEKELVIEERKNCDPEKEKEKLLAGREKSKEQLLVIRDKTAKKLGEDKAAIFDGHITLLEDEDLFDEVIEIIEDEGISAEAALQRGIDDYCEMLSNLEDEYLRERAADLRDIGKRWLYNTAGMEILDLSSLPPNTVVAAKDLTPSDTAQIDLNNVVAFITEIGGKTAHSSIMARSLELPAVVGTGNICSVVKNGETVIVDALKGDIILDPSAEEIAKYEAKKVEYFEEKELLKQLKDKEAISKDGIKVGAWANIGSPKDVDGVLRNGATGIGLYRTEFLFMNNDRFPTEEEQFEAYKAVAEKMEGKPVTIRTMDIGGDKSLPYMQLPKEENPFLGWRAIRVCLDRPEILKTQFRALLRASAFGHIKIMLPMIMDITEIRRSRALLEECKAELIAEGAKFDENIALGIMVETPAVAFRARNFAEEVDFFSIGTNDLTQYTLAVDRGNENISHLYDTYNPTVLEAIRLSIKGAHEAGISISMCGEFAGDEKATALLFGMGLDSFSMSAISVPRIKKNIMSLDKKKCEALVEEVMTLNTSEEILEVIKKFNKENLK from the coding sequence ATGAGTAGACAAATAAAGGGTATTGATGCATCACCAGGTATTGCAATAGGAAAGGTATTCTTATATCACGAAAAAGAACTTGTTATTGAAGAAAGAAAAAATTGTGATCCAGAAAAAGAGAAAGAAAAACTATTAGCTGGAAGAGAAAAATCAAAAGAACAGCTATTAGTGATAAGAGATAAAACTGCCAAAAAGCTTGGAGAAGATAAGGCAGCGATATTTGATGGACATATTACACTTTTAGAAGATGAAGATCTTTTTGATGAAGTTATTGAAATAATAGAAGATGAGGGAATAAGTGCTGAAGCAGCTCTTCAAAGAGGAATAGATGATTACTGTGAAATGTTGTCTAACCTAGAAGATGAATATTTAAGAGAAAGAGCAGCAGACCTTAGAGATATTGGAAAAAGATGGCTTTATAATACAGCAGGAATGGAAATTTTAGATTTAAGTTCACTTCCTCCTAATACAGTTGTAGCAGCTAAAGATCTTACTCCATCTGACACTGCTCAAATTGATTTAAATAATGTAGTGGCTTTTATAACTGAGATTGGAGGAAAAACAGCTCATTCATCTATTATGGCTAGATCATTAGAGCTTCCTGCAGTTGTAGGTACAGGAAATATATGTTCAGTGGTAAAAAATGGAGAAACTGTAATAGTTGATGCTCTAAAAGGAGATATTATTCTTGATCCTTCAGCAGAAGAGATTGCAAAATATGAAGCTAAGAAAGTAGAATATTTTGAAGAAAAAGAGCTTTTAAAACAATTAAAAGATAAAGAAGCTATATCAAAAGATGGAATAAAAGTAGGAGCATGGGCTAATATAGGATCACCTAAAGATGTTGATGGTGTACTTAGAAATGGTGCTACAGGAATAGGATTATACAGAACAGAATTTTTGTTTATGAATAATGACAGATTTCCAACAGAAGAGGAACAGTTTGAAGCATATAAAGCTGTTGCTGAAAAAATGGAAGGTAAACCAGTTACTATTAGAACTATGGATATTGGTGGAGATAAATCTCTTCCATATATGCAGCTTCCAAAGGAAGAAAATCCATTCTTAGGTTGGAGAGCTATTAGAGTGTGTCTGGATAGACCTGAAATTCTTAAAACTCAATTTAGAGCTTTATTAAGAGCTTCAGCTTTTGGGCATATTAAAATTATGCTTCCTATGATAATGGATATAACAGAGATAAGAAGATCAAGAGCTTTGCTTGAAGAATGTAAAGCTGAATTAATAGCAGAAGGGGCTAAATTTGATGAGAATATAGCTTTAGGAATAATGGTAGAAACTCCTGCTGTTGCATTCAGAGCTAGAAATTTTGCTGAAGAAGTAGATTTCTTCTCAATAGGAACTAATGACCTAACACAATATACACTGGCAGTAGATAGAGGAAATGAAAATATTTCTCATCTATATGATACATACAATCCAACAGTATTAGAAGCTATAAGACTTTCAATAAAAGGTGCTCATGAAGCTGGAATATCTATTTCAATGTGTGGAGAGTTTGCTGGAGATGAAAAAGCTACAGCCCTTCTATTTGGAATGGGATTGGATTCTTTCTCAATGTCAGCTATATCTGTACCAAGAATTAAGAAAAATATAATGTCTTTAGATAAGAAAAAATGTGAAGCTCTTGTAGAAGAGGTTATGACATTAAATACATCTGAAGAGATTTTAGAAGTTATAAAGAAATTTAACAAAGAAAATTTAAAATAA
- a CDS encoding Lactate 2-monooxygenase, with translation MDIKTVKENAREKMKGFCNLCKICDGVWCSGKVPGMGGTGTGESFKNSYLKLKNIKVIMRTIHDATEPILTTKLWGKELSFPCLGAPITGTKFNMGGGVTEEEYCLDVIGGAIDAGTIGMIGDTGDASCYTAGLEAIKTNGGMGVAIIKPRSNDEIIKRIRLAEEAGAIAVGVDVDGAGLITMKLFGQPVGPKSFAELKELAASTKLPFIVKGILSVDEAKLCVEAGVDTIVVSNHGGRVLNETLAPCEVIEDIVKAVGDKINVLVDGSVREGVDILKYMALGAKGVLVGRPLTWGSIGGRQEGVKTIFENLKGQLTQAMILTGVKDINRIDKKIISK, from the coding sequence ATGGATATTAAAACTGTTAAGGAAAATGCAAGAGAAAAAATGAAAGGTTTCTGTAATTTGTGCAAAATTTGTGATGGTGTCTGGTGTTCCGGAAAAGTGCCTGGAATGGGTGGAACTGGTACAGGAGAATCTTTTAAAAATTCATATTTAAAATTGAAAAATATAAAAGTCATAATGAGAACAATCCATGATGCTACTGAACCGATTTTAACTACTAAACTTTGGGGAAAAGAACTTTCATTTCCATGTCTTGGAGCTCCTATAACTGGAACTAAATTTAACATGGGTGGAGGAGTTACTGAAGAAGAATACTGCCTTGATGTAATAGGGGGAGCTATTGATGCTGGCACTATTGGAATGATAGGAGATACAGGAGATGCAAGCTGCTATACTGCTGGTCTGGAAGCTATAAAAACAAATGGTGGAATGGGTGTTGCTATTATAAAACCTAGAAGCAATGATGAAATAATAAAAAGAATCAGACTGGCTGAAGAAGCTGGAGCTATTGCAGTAGGTGTAGATGTTGATGGTGCTGGACTTATTACTATGAAACTCTTTGGACAACCTGTTGGTCCTAAATCTTTTGCTGAATTGAAAGAACTTGCTGCCTCTACTAAACTTCCATTTATAGTAAAGGGTATTCTAAGTGTAGACGAAGCTAAACTTTGTGTTGAAGCAGGAGTAGATACCATAGTTGTTTCTAATCATGGTGGAAGAGTACTCAATGAAACTCTTGCTCCTTGTGAGGTAATAGAGGATATAGTAAAAGCTGTTGGAGATAAAATCAATGTCCTTGTTGATGGATCAGTTAGAGAAGGAGTAGATATTCTTAAATATATGGCTCTTGGTGCTAAAGGTGTTCTTGTAGGAAGACCTCTTACATGGGGTTCTATCGGTGGAAGACAAGAGGGAGTTAAAACTATATTTGAAAATCTTAAGGGACAGCTTACACAAGCCATGATTCTTACTGGTGTAAAAGATATAAATAGAATCGATAAAAAAATTATCAGCAAATAA
- the ptsH gene encoding Phosphocarrier protein HPr: protein MASKTVEIKNETGLHTRPGNEFVSLAKTFSSQIEVENEAGKRVKGTSLLKLLSLGVKKGTKITVHAEGDDADTAVEQLAHLLENLKD, encoded by the coding sequence ATGGCAAGTAAAACTGTTGAAATCAAAAATGAAACTGGACTGCACACTAGACCAGGAAATGAATTTGTAAGTTTAGCTAAAACATTTTCTTCTCAAATTGAAGTAGAAAATGAGGCAGGAAAAAGAGTTAAGGGAACTTCATTATTAAAATTACTTTCACTAGGAGTTAAAAAAGGTACTAAAATCACTGTACACGCTGAAGGAGATGACGCTGATACAGCTGTAGAACAATTAGCTCACCTTCTTGAAAATTTAAAAGACTAG
- a CDS encoding Type V secretory pathway, adhesin AidA, translated as MISNFSEVEKSLKRCLKEKVSITAATVVGFLIAGTVAFGGEPTNVTFTTKSEGKVTVQVGSGGVNDVNGATNFISVGQYETLLGEGEGKNEELAKLLTVETDENGVTTFASAVNEGGDTPLGTVKATATTDGALTLIKTEKDYKSIISELTIEATGFDADNTATAMEATNSGDKVTNAGEITVNEHAVGMVAGAGATAVNNAKTDKTAGITVNADAGEANTAIGMLADGDKATATNNGKIDAQKGIGMLAKNGATIENSAGATIEAGNEDTSAGTGMLVTENGTATNNGTINVNYTGSIGMSTTTVADSTTTLTNNGTIDVKAGTGISVAGAGGAKVTFGAAGKIEVVDARGNIGININGTAKTSNTTITGGTIELKGAGTGINIAGAGTTTVTGGTIELKGAGTGINAKGNVTLKDIAITLSDGATGTGIVYAGGDTEAEAEISTRDIDIKAAGKGIEATMSKVAKSTLNITTGIISTVEGATGIKITGTELEELSDGETPTTATVTTTLGKTKGTGVEVTGKANNIINVTLQDTQTPTSKTPISIAKGIDVTSNGEGGIINIDVKQSNLQVTGTGNLVNIGAVGGTTNVDINQNVELVGTGNLVNVGAITGTTNVNINKDIKVATEGTGNIVKAGAITGTLNINLNVGDKNTTSKSLNVAEGNTALNLANVSDGTTFVKNTGNVTIEGNGTLVKGNDTNTISLSNQGLINVSTVDTSNKEKSSHISSGEKVNVANYGTIDLSSSGITVEEFIENAGETAKEKTALDQLTIDEVKTALKTLGVINTGAEGTFSSVGYIRFKNGELFTTAKALSGSQTVEGLSSALNQEGSDRAFAIAKDGNFTLNSAGENEKLENVQFSLDGTMKISGTAATPVNIDNSNVERQVYITGNGKLEVENNAILNYSGNISADNINTAEAAIAITDTGTLTLANGALNMVAPESKTALLSEPANRVGIELTGAGTTELDNYTVNADIKGKLDGSNLQGTLSAKGKSRITGNVTDISKIEVTDNGMLTFGADSKIESGATSGTTATTIDLANGNMGVEIGEKGKNVLYNTTVGDIAFNNLVANTPQDAKSGKIVLLTNALTENTEFNLGKHKLEQGAVVANGDIYYNITQGNGGIWNAIFNKDGLIDKTGYKYMELNDMYVATQSIHDLLSADIDLRVAQLDDLYSNNIYSETVKMSLDTLKMNEDAVLSLNVRPKQGEYTAQGKFLFTNTDYDRDGVVRDYKVETKNTGLLGAMEYGLTDTSSVGFAFSGTKQDLDMKNGASADGDAFYFGLYRNDKFNNIDLTTGLGYMIDRVDAKNFTGKDKFDSTAFSGYVQGKYNYAIGENLTLSPKARLTVTRFQQDSINNGRMKQEEVKDTMADVELGVEIKKGIALETGRMNLLAGASFTTNVAGKDDDYYKVSFISRAGNEGDSTKVKGANLEKNSLKLNIGADVELTNGVFYNGGLSYEFDDEDRDSIGVTLGAGYKF; from the coding sequence ATGATTAGCAATTTTAGTGAAGTGGAAAAATCTTTAAAGAGATGCCTGAAGGAAAAAGTATCAATAACAGCAGCAACAGTGGTAGGGTTCTTAATAGCAGGAACGGTAGCATTTGGGGGAGAGCCAACAAATGTAACATTTACAACAAAATCTGAGGGGAAAGTAACAGTTCAAGTAGGAAGTGGAGGAGTAAATGATGTAAACGGTGCTACAAATTTTATCTCTGTAGGTCAGTATGAAACTTTACTAGGAGAAGGAGAAGGTAAAAATGAGGAACTTGCAAAGCTATTAACTGTAGAAACTGATGAAAATGGAGTAACTACTTTTGCTTCTGCTGTTAATGAGGGGGGTGACACTCCTTTAGGAACAGTTAAGGCAACAGCAACAACTGATGGAGCACTTACTCTTATAAAAACAGAGAAGGATTATAAATCAATAATAAGTGAGTTGACAATTGAAGCTACTGGATTTGATGCTGATAATACAGCCACAGCAATGGAAGCTACTAACTCTGGAGATAAAGTAACAAATGCAGGAGAAATTACAGTTAATGAACATGCAGTTGGTATGGTAGCTGGTGCAGGAGCAACAGCTGTGAATAATGCAAAAACAGATAAAACTGCAGGAATTACAGTAAATGCTGATGCTGGTGAGGCTAACACTGCTATTGGTATGCTAGCTGATGGAGATAAAGCAACAGCAACAAATAATGGTAAAATCGATGCTCAAAAAGGAATTGGTATGTTGGCTAAAAATGGAGCAACGATTGAAAATTCAGCTGGTGCAACAATAGAAGCAGGAAATGAAGATACTTCTGCTGGTACAGGAATGTTAGTAACTGAAAATGGAACAGCAACAAATAATGGAACTATTAATGTAAATTATACAGGGTCAATTGGTATGTCAACTACTACAGTAGCTGACAGTACTACCACTCTAACAAATAATGGAACAATTGATGTAAAAGCTGGCACAGGTATATCAGTTGCTGGAGCTGGAGGAGCAAAAGTAACATTTGGAGCAGCAGGAAAAATAGAAGTAGTAGATGCTAGAGGTAATATAGGAATTAATATTAATGGAACAGCTAAAACATCAAACACTACAATAACTGGTGGAACAATTGAACTAAAAGGAGCAGGAACAGGAATTAATATTGCTGGAGCAGGAACTACAACAGTAACTGGTGGAACAATTGAACTAAAAGGAGCAGGAACAGGAATTAATGCTAAAGGAAATGTAACACTTAAAGATATAGCTATCACTTTAAGTGATGGAGCAACTGGAACAGGTATCGTATATGCTGGTGGAGATACAGAAGCAGAAGCTGAAATATCTACAAGAGATATTGATATTAAAGCTGCTGGAAAAGGAATAGAAGCAACTATGTCAAAAGTAGCTAAGAGTACTCTTAATATCACAACTGGAATTATTTCAACAGTAGAAGGTGCAACAGGTATTAAAATAACTGGAACGGAATTGGAAGAACTATCAGATGGAGAAACTCCTACTACTGCCACTGTAACAACTACATTAGGAAAAACTAAAGGAACTGGAGTAGAAGTAACTGGAAAGGCAAATAACATTATTAATGTAACTCTTCAAGATACACAAACTCCAACATCTAAGACTCCAATATCAATAGCAAAAGGAATAGATGTGACTAGTAATGGAGAGGGAGGAATAATTAACATTGATGTTAAGCAAAGCAATCTTCAAGTAACAGGAACTGGAAACCTAGTAAATATTGGAGCTGTAGGAGGAACTACAAATGTAGATATCAACCAAAATGTTGAACTTGTAGGAACAGGAAACCTAGTAAATGTAGGAGCTATAACAGGAACAACAAATGTAAATATTAACAAAGATATTAAAGTAGCAACTGAAGGAACTGGAAATATAGTTAAAGCAGGAGCTATAACAGGAACTTTAAATATAAATCTTAATGTAGGAGATAAAAATACTACATCAAAATCTTTAAATGTAGCAGAAGGAAATACAGCTCTTAACTTAGCAAATGTTAGTGATGGTACAACTTTCGTTAAAAATACAGGAAATGTAACAATAGAAGGAAATGGAACATTGGTTAAAGGAAATGATACTAATACTATATCTCTTTCTAACCAAGGACTTATTAATGTAAGTACTGTAGATACTTCAAATAAGGAGAAAAGTTCTCATATTTCATCAGGAGAAAAAGTAAATGTAGCAAACTATGGAACTATTGATTTATCAAGTTCAGGAATAACAGTAGAGGAATTTATAGAAAACGCAGGAGAGACAGCTAAAGAAAAAACAGCTTTAGATCAATTAACTATAGACGAAGTTAAAACAGCTTTAAAAACTTTAGGAGTAATAAATACAGGAGCAGAAGGAACTTTCTCATCTGTTGGATATATTAGATTTAAAAATGGTGAATTATTCACTACAGCAAAAGCCCTTAGTGGAAGTCAAACAGTAGAAGGTCTTTCTTCAGCTTTAAATCAGGAAGGTTCAGACAGAGCATTCGCTATAGCTAAAGATGGTAACTTTACATTAAATTCAGCTGGAGAAAATGAAAAATTAGAAAATGTACAGTTCAGTTTAGATGGAACTATGAAAATAAGTGGAACAGCAGCAACACCAGTAAATATTGATAACTCTAATGTTGAGCGTCAAGTATATATTACAGGAAATGGAAAACTAGAAGTAGAAAATAATGCAATATTAAATTATTCAGGAAATATATCAGCTGATAATATTAATACTGCTGAAGCTGCAATTGCAATAACAGACACTGGAACTCTTACTCTTGCAAATGGAGCACTTAATATGGTAGCACCAGAATCAAAAACAGCACTACTTTCAGAACCAGCAAATAGAGTAGGAATAGAATTAACTGGAGCTGGAACTACTGAATTAGATAATTATACAGTAAATGCTGATATCAAAGGAAAACTTGATGGAAGTAACTTACAAGGAACACTAAGTGCTAAAGGAAAATCTAGAATAACTGGTAATGTTACTGATATAAGCAAGATTGAAGTAACTGATAATGGAATGCTTACATTTGGAGCAGACTCTAAAATAGAATCTGGAGCAACATCAGGGACAACAGCTACTACTATAGACCTTGCTAATGGTAATATGGGAGTAGAAATAGGAGAAAAGGGAAAAAATGTACTTTATAATACAACTGTAGGAGATATTGCATTTAATAATTTAGTTGCTAATACTCCTCAAGATGCAAAATCAGGAAAAATAGTTCTATTAACTAATGCTCTTACTGAAAATACTGAATTTAATTTAGGAAAGCATAAATTGGAACAGGGAGCTGTTGTAGCTAACGGAGATATTTACTACAATATAACACAAGGTAATGGTGGAATATGGAATGCAATATTTAATAAAGATGGTTTAATTGATAAAACTGGATATAAATATATGGAGTTAAATGATATGTATGTTGCTACTCAATCTATCCATGATCTATTATCAGCAGATATTGATTTAAGAGTAGCTCAATTAGATGACCTTTACTCTAACAATATCTATTCTGAAACTGTAAAAATGTCTTTAGATACATTAAAAATGAATGAAGATGCAGTTCTATCATTAAATGTAAGACCAAAACAAGGTGAATATACTGCTCAAGGTAAATTCCTATTCACTAATACAGACTATGATAGAGATGGAGTAGTAAGAGATTACAAAGTTGAAACTAAAAACACAGGATTGTTAGGAGCTATGGAATATGGATTGACTGATACTTCATCAGTGGGATTCGCGTTCTCTGGAACTAAACAAGACCTAGATATGAAAAATGGAGCAAGCGCTGATGGAGATGCATTCTACTTCGGACTATATAGAAATGATAAGTTTAATAATATAGACTTAACTACAGGATTAGGATATATGATAGACAGAGTAGATGCTAAAAACTTCACAGGAAAAGATAAATTTGATTCTACAGCATTTAGTGGATATGTTCAAGGTAAATACAACTATGCAATTGGAGAAAATCTAACATTATCACCAAAAGCTAGATTGACTGTAACAAGATTCCAACAAGATTCTATTAATAATGGAAGAATGAAGCAGGAAGAAGTAAAAGATACTATGGCAGATGTAGAATTAGGAGTAGAAATCAAAAAAGGAATAGCTCTTGAAACAGGAAGAATGAATCTATTAGCAGGAGCAAGTTTCACTACTAATGTAGCAGGAAAAGATGATGACTACTATAAAGTAAGCTTCATAAGCAGAGCAGGAAATGAAGGAGATTCTACAAAAGTTAAGGGAGCTAATTTAGAGAAAAATAGCTTGAAACTTAACATAGGAGCAGATGTAGAATTAACAAATGGTGTATTCTACAATGGAGGATTGTCTTATGAATTTGATGATGAAGACAGAGATTCTATAGGAGTTACATTAGGGGCAGGATACAAATTCTAA
- a CDS encoding MORN repeat variant yields MKKLIVMIAAMLMLSCGNNLKEIELSSLESKDGVFYEKGVEEPFTGKVTAKYPDGKKMMESYWKNGKQDGKQKQYYEDGKVKIEGTFKNGKADGVIKVYDTSGKVILQEEWKDGERVGK; encoded by the coding sequence ATGAAAAAACTAATAGTAATGATAGCAGCTATGTTAATGTTAAGCTGTGGAAATAATTTAAAGGAAATAGAACTTTCATCACTGGAGAGTAAAGATGGAGTTTTTTATGAAAAAGGAGTAGAAGAACCATTTACAGGAAAAGTAACTGCAAAGTACCCAGATGGTAAGAAAATGATGGAGAGCTACTGGAAGAATGGAAAGCAAGATGGGAAGCAGAAACAATACTATGAAGATGGAAAAGTAAAAATAGAAGGAACATTTAAGAATGGAAAAGCAGATGGAGTAATAAAAGTATATGATACATCAGGAAAAGTAATACTTCAGGAAGAATGGAAAGATGGGGAAAGAGTAGGTAAATAA
- the tuaD_1 gene encoding UDP-glucose 6-dehydrogenase tuaD, producing MKYAVENSEVIFIAVGTPPALDGSADLHYVLDVASNIGKYINEYKVIVDKSTVPVGTGKKVRDNIQKELDERGESIEFDIVSNPEFLREGKAVGDCLRPDRIVIGYETEKAKEIMKKVYDVLFINETPFMFTNIETAEMIKYASNAFLAVKISFINEIALLSEKVGSNSQEIARAMGMDGRISPKFLHCGPGYGGSCFPKDTKAIVDIADKYGEEMFVIKAAIEANEKQKRKMVDKIITKMNGLKGKIIGILGLSFKPDTDDMREAPSIDIIRGLVKNGAKIHAYCPEGIKEARWRLADIEKI from the coding sequence ATGAAATATGCTGTAGAAAATTCAGAAGTCATATTTATAGCTGTGGGAACACCTCCTGCTTTAGATGGCTCTGCTGATCTGCATTATGTATTAGATGTGGCATCTAACATTGGAAAATATATAAATGAATATAAAGTCATTGTAGATAAATCAACAGTTCCAGTGGGAACTGGAAAAAAAGTGAGAGATAATATTCAGAAGGAATTAGATGAAAGAGGAGAAAGTATAGAGTTTGATATAGTTTCAAATCCTGAATTTTTAAGAGAGGGAAAAGCTGTAGGAGATTGTTTGAGGCCTGACAGAATAGTAATAGGTTATGAAACAGAAAAGGCAAAGGAAATAATGAAGAAAGTATATGATGTTCTTTTTATAAATGAAACTCCTTTTATGTTTACTAATATCGAAACTGCTGAAATGATAAAGTATGCCTCTAATGCTTTTCTTGCTGTAAAAATTTCCTTTATAAATGAAATAGCTCTTTTATCGGAAAAAGTAGGTTCTAATTCTCAGGAAATAGCAAGAGCAATGGGAATGGACGGAAGAATATCTCCAAAATTTCTACATTGTGGACCTGGATATGGGGGATCATGTTTTCCAAAAGATACAAAAGCTATTGTAGATATAGCTGATAAATATGGAGAGGAGATGTTTGTAATAAAAGCTGCAATTGAAGCAAATGAAAAACAAAAAAGAAAAATGGTAGATAAAATAATCACTAAAATGAACGGATTAAAAGGGAAAATAATAGGAATACTGGGACTTTCTTTTAAGCCTGATACAGATGATATGAGAGAAGCTCCAAGTATTGATATAATAAGAGGACTTGTAAAAAATGGAGCAAAAATACATGCCTATTGTCCAGAAGGAATAAAGGAAGCAAGATGGAGATTGGCAGATATAGAAAAAATATAA
- a CDS encoding ribosomal-protein-alanine acetyltransferase produces MDIYKSTIDDKENFVKLRVSLFKELKEIDENTEIEELVRETGNYYTSHIDKDLFCWFAKINGNIVAVASMCIFCRIPYFQNPVGLEGYILNVYTLPEFRKKGAASKLVNEIITFSKNSAIKKLWLNSSEAGKEIYRSLGFKENDNEMELFL; encoded by the coding sequence ATGGATATATACAAGAGCACTATAGATGATAAGGAAAATTTTGTTAAATTAAGAGTTTCCTTATTTAAAGAACTTAAAGAAATAGATGAAAACACAGAAATAGAAGAGTTAGTGAGAGAAACTGGAAACTATTATACATCTCATATAGATAAAGATTTATTCTGTTGGTTTGCCAAAATAAATGGCAATATAGTTGCTGTAGCATCTATGTGTATATTTTGCAGAATTCCTTATTTTCAAAATCCTGTTGGACTTGAAGGATATATTTTAAATGTATATACCCTCCCTGAATTTAGAAAAAAAGGAGCTGCTTCAAAGCTTGTAAATGAAATTATTACTTTTTCAAAAAACTCAGCTATAAAAAAACTATGGCTAAACTCCAGTGAAGCTGGAAAAGAAATATATAGGTCTTTGGGCTTTAAAGAAAATGATAATGAAATGGAATTATTTCTTTGA
- the ywqF gene encoding UDP-glucose 6-dehydrogenase ywqF, whose product MNISVIGTGYVGLVQGVIIAEFGAKVICMDIDEHKIETLQEGKVPIYEPGLQELLIKI is encoded by the coding sequence ATGAATATTTCAGTTATAGGAACAGGATATGTAGGACTTGTTCAAGGTGTAATAATAGCAGAATTTGGGGCTAAAGTAATATGTATGGATATAGATGAACATAAAATAGAAACTTTACAAGAAGGGAAAGTACCTATATATGAACCTGGACTTCAGGAACTTTTAATAAAAATATAA